The genomic interval AGCCACGATCGGCATGGCCTGCACCGCCGCCTTGGTGATTTCTCCGATCAGCCGCGGCTACTACCACACGGAACTGGTCCCGGGCGTGTTACTGTTGCCGCTGTGGCTACTGGCGCGCGATATGCCGCGGGCCGCCCGCTGGATGGCCTGGACTCCGGTCGCGCTGGTGTTAGCGCACTACCTGGCGCTACCGATCACGGGGCGCTTGGGACTGCTGGGCATCGGCACCGCCACCTGGTACGCGATAGGCGTGACGATGCTGGTCGTGGGCGGGCGCGTGGGTCAGGTCACGCTGTCGGCGATTCCTGCCCCGAAGGTCAAGCTGCGTTTGCACGCCACGGCGGCCACGCGGCCCCCGGGCACACCTTCAATGAGCCCCGGCTAGCGGCACGATAAATCATCACCAGGCGGCCAGGAGCAATCCATGAGTTGGGTGTACTTGATCATGGCGATTGGCTGCGAGGTCGCCGGCACGACGTGCATGAAGCTCTCAGAGAGTTTCACGAAGCTGGTCCCTTCGATCCTGCTGTTCGCCCTCTATGGAGTCAGTCTGGCACTGCTGACGTTGGCACTGAAGGGCATTCCGGTCGGCGTGGCGTACGCCGTGTGGGCCGGCTTGGGGACGGCCGTGATCGCGGTGATCGCGACGATCGCCTTCGGCGAACCCCTCTCGGCCTCGAAGATCGTCTGCCTGGCGCTAATCATCACCGGCGTCATCGGCCTGAACATTTCGGGCGGCGGCCACTGAAACCGTGGGCCAGCCGGTTCGGGCGACGTACCGACCTTTCGGGCAAGAAGTCCCTGCTCAGTGTAGGATAGGGCTATCGCGGTTTCTGACGCCGGCGCGGCGGCATTCGTCCTCTCGGATCGACGACTGGCTCGCTCGTCAACGATCTCAACCCTGACACTTCGCATGGGCGAATCCTCGCCGCCGGAACCGGCATTGCGGCTCTTGGCCGTCTTCAGCCGCCATGACGCGGCGCTGGCCTGGGCGCGCGCGAAGGCCGAACAAGCCTGGGGGCCGGTGGCGCTCGCGAGCCCCGTGTTTGCCTTTCGCGAGACGGATTACTATCAGGCCACGATGGGTGACGAAATCAAGAAAATGTTCCTGGCGTTCGCCGAGCCCTTTGATCAGGGCGACGTGGTCGAGTCGAAGTTGCAGACGGGCGACTGGGAACGCGAGTACGCCGCCTGTGGATTTCATGCCGAGGAGCGGCCCGTGAATCTCGACCCGGGCTACCTGACCAACGCCAAGCTGGTACTGGCCTCGACCAAGGACCACGCGCACCGTATTTATCAATCGCGAGGGATTTACGCCGAGGTCACCTTGTTCTATCGCGATCGGCAGTGGCAACATCATCCTTGGACCTTCCCCGACTATCGGCGGGCGGACTACCAGGAATTCTTCACGCACGCCCGCGATTTTCTCCGCGCGCGCCAGAAGCAGGAACGTCGATGATCGTTTGGCTCGTGACGGGGGCGATCGTACCGGCGGCGCTGGTGGCAGCGGCCGCCGCCGCGGGCGTGCGCCGCGGCGCGCCGGGCTGGGGATTGGTCGACGAGCCCGGCCACCGGAAGGTTCATGTGCGCACGACGCCGCTAGGGGGCGGAATCGCTATCTGGTTAGGCGTCGTCGTGCCGATGGCCGCTGGTCAGTTGCTGTTGTGGTTGGTGGCGCGGGCCGCGCTATCACCCGGATGGGATTGGGTCGAGCGGATTCCCGTGCCCGCTTTCGTCGCGCCCCATTTGTCGGGCCTGTGGGAGCAATCGTCCAACTTGTGGTTGCTACTGGCAGCGGGCACTGTGCTGATGGCCTTGGGCCTGGCTGATGACCTGTGGGGCCTGGCCTGGCGGCCGCGCCTGGCGGTGCAACTGGCCGTGGCGTCGCTGGTCGTGTGGCGCGGATTTCAATTGACGATGTTCGTGGACATTCCCTGGCTGACCGCCGTGGTAAGCGTGCTGTGGATCGTGGCCCTGATCAATTCCTTCAACATGCTCGACAACATGGACGGTCTGAGCGCCGGGGTGGCGGCGATCGCCTCGGCCATGTTGGCGGCCGTGCTGCTCTCGACGCCCGACCCTGCCACCAGCCAGCCGCAATTGTTCGTGGCCGGGTTCCTGCTGGTGCTGGTGGGATCGTTGTTGGGGTTTCTGTGGCACAACCGTCCGCCGGCCCGCATCTTTATGGGAGACGCGGGAAGTTATTTCATTGGTTTCTATGTGGCGGTGGCGACGATCATGGCCACGTTCAGCGGCGGCGATCTGCCGCGCCACTCGATCCTGGCGCCGTTGTGCGTGATGGCTGTGCCGTTGTACGACATGGCCTCGGTGATATTGATCCGCTTGCGGCAAGGGCGCAGCCCGTTCGAGGCCGACAAGAATCATTTCTCGCACCGACTCGTCGACCTGGGCATGACCAAAGTGCAAGCCGTGTTGACGATCTACCTGATGACCGCGACCTGTGGACTGAGCGCGTTGTTATTGCACCAGGTCGACGCGGCGGGGGCCGTGATTATCGTCTTGCTCGTGACTTG from Pirellulales bacterium carries:
- a CDS encoding MraY family glycosyltransferase; the encoded protein is MIVWLVTGAIVPAALVAAAAAAGVRRGAPGWGLVDEPGHRKVHVRTTPLGGGIAIWLGVVVPMAAGQLLLWLVARAALSPGWDWVERIPVPAFVAPHLSGLWEQSSNLWLLLAAGTVLMALGLADDLWGLAWRPRLAVQLAVASLVVWRGFQLTMFVDIPWLTAVVSVLWIVALINSFNMLDNMDGLSAGVAAIASAMLAAVLLSTPDPATSQPQLFVAGFLLVLVGSLLGFLWHNRPPARIFMGDAGSYFIGFYVAVATIMATFSGGDLPRHSILAPLCVMAVPLYDMASVILIRLRQGRSPFEADKNHFSHRLVDLGMTKVQAVLTIYLMTATCGLSALLLHQVDAAGAVIIVLLVTCVLLLVGILETTVRSAQNQRPRP
- a CDS encoding DUF4416 family protein, which codes for MGESSPPEPALRLLAVFSRHDAALAWARAKAEQAWGPVALASPVFAFRETDYYQATMGDEIKKMFLAFAEPFDQGDVVESKLQTGDWEREYAACGFHAEERPVNLDPGYLTNAKLVLASTKDHAHRIYQSRGIYAEVTLFYRDRQWQHHPWTFPDYRRADYQEFFTHARDFLRARQKQERR
- a CDS encoding multidrug efflux SMR transporter, producing MSWVYLIMAIGCEVAGTTCMKLSESFTKLVPSILLFALYGVSLALLTLALKGIPVGVAYAVWAGLGTAVIAVIATIAFGEPLSASKIVCLALIITGVIGLNISGGGH